A genomic stretch from Oleomonas cavernae includes:
- a CDS encoding ISAs1 family transposase: MSWIEKAFASLPDPRTGNAKRHDLLEVLTIALTAAVCGAETCSDFADFAVDREGLFRDFLRLENGVPSHDTFSRIFRLLDPAAFARCFGQFVADLGAVGEGVVAIDGKTLRRSFDDASHGNPLAVVTAFASSSRLVIGQESFRAAAGDSEILAARALLRCLDLEGRLVTADALHCQTETAQLIRDRGSDYLLRLKANRPALHEMVASYFDTPAVRAGLDTAATIDGGHGRIETRRAWVSHDLRWMRGAKSSCHEPVMLPEMACLGMIEATVERAGKTTITRHFHLSSRGLSAQAYLDAARSHWAIENGLHWVLDVVFDEDLARNRKDHGPENLATLRKLALNVLNRARRDISVRRKRKRSGWSDDFARSIIGQMR; this comes from the coding sequence ATGTCGTGGATAGAGAAGGCGTTTGCGTCGTTGCCGGATCCGCGGACGGGGAATGCGAAGCGGCATGACCTGCTGGAGGTGCTGACGATTGCGCTGACGGCGGCGGTGTGCGGGGCGGAGACCTGCTCGGACTTTGCGGATTTCGCGGTGGACCGGGAGGGCCTGTTCCGGGATTTCCTGCGGCTCGAGAACGGGGTGCCGAGCCACGACACTTTCTCGCGGATTTTCCGTCTGCTGGATCCGGCGGCCTTCGCGCGTTGCTTCGGGCAGTTCGTGGCGGATCTCGGGGCGGTGGGCGAGGGCGTGGTGGCGATCGACGGCAAGACGCTGCGACGCTCGTTCGACGATGCCTCGCACGGCAACCCGCTGGCGGTGGTGACGGCCTTTGCTTCGTCGAGCCGGCTGGTGATCGGGCAGGAGAGCTTCCGGGCCGCGGCCGGCGACAGCGAAATCCTGGCCGCGCGGGCGCTTCTGCGCTGCCTGGACCTGGAAGGCCGCCTGGTCACCGCCGACGCACTCCATTGCCAGACGGAGACGGCCCAACTGATCCGCGACCGCGGCAGCGACTATCTTCTGCGGCTGAAAGCGAACCGTCCCGCCCTGCACGAGATGGTGGCGAGCTACTTCGACACGCCGGCGGTCCGCGCCGGCCTGGACACGGCGGCGACGATCGATGGCGGCCACGGGCGGATCGAGACCCGGCGCGCCTGGGTCAGCCATGATCTGCGCTGGATGCGGGGGGCGAAGAGCTCCTGCCACGAGCCGGTGATGCTGCCCGAAATGGCCTGCCTGGGCATGATCGAGGCCACCGTCGAACGGGCCGGCAAGACCACGATCACCCGGCACTTCCACCTCTCCTCCCGTGGCTTGAGCGCCCAGGCCTATCTCGATGCCGCCCGATCCCATTGGGCCATCGAGAACGGCCTGCACTGGGTTCTCGATGTCGTCTTCGACGAGGACCTCGCCCGAAACCGCAAGGATCACGGCCCCGAGAACCTCGCCACCTTGCGCAAGCTCGCCCTCAATGTCCTCAACCGCGCTCGCCGCGACATCTCCGTCCGACGCAAGCGCAAACGCTCAGGCTGGTCCGATGACTTCGCAAGGTCCATCATCGGCCAAATGCGATAA
- a CDS encoding type II toxin-antitoxin system RelE/ParE family toxin — protein MIDDATIDQDLRVPPSNHFEKLAGSLAGLHSIRVNNQWRLVFRWDGSRGEAAGLYLDDHSYR, from the coding sequence TTGATCGACGACGCGACGATCGATCAGGACTTGCGGGTGCCGCCGAGCAATCACTTCGAGAAGCTGGCCGGCAGCCTGGCGGGGCTCCACTCGATCCGTGTCAACAACCAGTGGCGGCTGGTCTTCCGGTGGGATGGCAGTCGCGGGGAGGCAGCGGGCCTCTATCTCGACGACCACAGCTACAGGTGA